The DNA segment TGTTCAAGATTTTCAGTCTCCACCTCAATTGTCAATGGATACGGAATCTGGCTGCGGGTTTGCTTTACAGCTTCCCTAATGTTCCCAACAGCAACAATATGGTTATCTTTCAGCATGACTCCGTCATCTAATCCCATGCGGTGATTAATTGCTCCACCTACCCGCGATGCATATTTTTCAAAAATACGGAGCCCAGGTGTGGTTTTACGGGTGTCTACCAGTTTTGTTGGCAGATCTGCGATCGCCGCTACGTAGCTATAGGTCGCTGTTGCAATTCCACTAAGGCGCATGGCCAAATTAAGCGCCACCCGCTCCCCTGTTAACAAAGCATCGAGACTACCTGTAATCTGTGCGATAACTTGTCCTCGTTCACACCACTGCCCTTCCGTCACAGTTACGGTATACGAGGCGAATGGATCAAGAATCGGGAATACTCTCAAAGCAATGGGTAAACCAGCAATAATGCCAGCTTCTTTGACAATCCACTCAGCTTGCTGTGGCTTATCCCCGGGTGCAAGAATGCTTTGAGTTGCGCGATCGCCCCGTCCGATATCCTCTATTAACCACTCTCGCAAGCTCTGATCGGTGATTAAGGTTGGTGGCAACACCGCAGTAGCCCTGCTCATAACTCTAAA comes from the Synechococcales cyanobacterium T60_A2020_003 genome and includes:
- a CDS encoding carboxylating nicotinate-nucleotide diphosphorylase; translation: MSRATAVLPPTLITDQSLREWLIEDIGRGDRATQSILAPGDKPQQAEWIVKEAGIIAGLPIALRVFPILDPFASYTVTVTEGQWCERGQVIAQITGSLDALLTGERVALNLAMRLSGIATATYSYVAAIADLPTKLVDTRKTTPGLRIFEKYASRVGGAINHRMGLDDGVMLKDNHIVAVGNIREAVKQTRSQIPYPLTIEVETENLEQVEEVLSQDEVDIIMLDNMPIETMREAIHRIRRLRPTLKVEASGNITLETIRSVAETGVDFISTSAPITRSSWLDLSMKLR